The following are from one region of the Eubacterium sp. MSJ-33 genome:
- a CDS encoding cation diffusion facilitator family transporter: MLEFLVHKFIKDADAIDQPEVRKRYGFFSSIVGIICNIILFAGKLAIGLIVGSISIVSDGVNNLSDCATCIVTMFGYKMAAKPADRDHPFGHGRMEYLTSLIIAAAILAVGFELLRSSFQKVLHPERVTFSFVALFVLVFSILMKVGMGFMNRKLGMKLSSSIMLATSKDSFSDVFATLATVIALVMSAFSDLPVDGIMGIVVSVMIMISGFGIVKDTVDQLLGQPADEKLVEKIRELVMENMFCHGMHDLIIHSYGPGNLIGSVHVEVDCHENIMEIHDAIDELERNIYNELQVHMTIHMDPIDYNDEKTNVCRDMMSEILREIDKGLTMHDFRIVSGPTHTNLIFDVLVPYECEKTEAQIKSEIQKKLAQMPDTYYTVITFDKGYC; encoded by the coding sequence GTGCTTGAATTTCTGGTTCATAAGTTCATAAAAGATGCAGATGCAATCGATCAGCCGGAGGTGAGGAAACGGTATGGATTTTTCTCATCTATCGTTGGGATTATCTGTAATATCATTCTGTTTGCGGGCAAACTTGCAATCGGATTGATTGTGGGTTCAATATCGATCGTATCGGATGGTGTGAACAATTTATCGGATTGCGCAACCTGTATCGTGACAATGTTTGGGTATAAGATGGCAGCAAAACCGGCAGATCGGGATCATCCGTTTGGACATGGACGCATGGAGTACCTGACATCTCTGATTATTGCAGCGGCAATCCTTGCGGTTGGTTTTGAATTATTGCGAAGTTCTTTTCAGAAGGTGCTGCATCCGGAGCGTGTGACGTTTTCCTTTGTTGCCCTTTTTGTTCTGGTGTTTTCCATATTGATGAAAGTTGGAATGGGATTCATGAATCGGAAACTTGGAATGAAACTTTCTTCTTCGATTATGCTTGCTACATCGAAAGACAGCTTCAGTGACGTGTTTGCGACACTGGCAACTGTGATTGCGCTTGTGATGTCTGCATTTTCGGATCTCCCGGTGGATGGTATTATGGGAATTGTTGTCTCTGTGATGATTATGATTTCAGGTTTTGGTATTGTAAAGGATACGGTGGATCAGCTGCTTGGACAGCCGGCAGATGAGAAATTGGTTGAGAAGATAAGGGAACTTGTGATGGAAAATATGTTCTGCCATGGGATGCATGACCTGATTATTCACAGCTATGGACCCGGAAACCTGATCGGCAGTGTGCATGTGGAAGTAGACTGTCATGAGAATATCATGGAGATTCATGATGCGATTGATGAGTTAGAGCGGAATATCTATAATGAATTGCAGGTGCATATGACGATTCATATGGATCCGATTGATTATAATGATGAAAAAACGAATGTTTGCCGTGATATGATGTCGGAGATTCTGCGGGAGATTGATAAAGGGCTTACGATGCATGATTTCCGGATTGTATCGGGACCAACACATACGAATCTGATCTTTGATGTGCTCGTGCCATATGAATGTGAGAAAACAGAAGCGCAGATTAAATCGGAGATTCAGAAGAAGCTTGCACAGATGCCGGATACATATTACACGGTAATCACGTTTGACAAAGGATATTGTTGA
- a CDS encoding aminopeptidase P family protein: MNNKNLQALILTDGYNIHHLSGYRGHTGVLTAFGREQYILTDSRYTEQVELEAPEFTCVDIGREGYSKTVAGMLKKVTAADGTLRVGFENKEISYMQYQAFVDTFAKELPEVRVEFVPLEDTVNAYREVKTEDEIAKLARAERIGDEAFTEIVKFIRENWKDGLTEQRVALQLEYEMRMRGAEGTSFDTIAASGKNSSLPHAMPQPKILEEGDFLTMDFGCMYQGYCSDMTRTIHIGEKVDSEQQKVYDTVLRAQLAALAVVKPGMVCSDVDKCARDIITEAGYGDYFGHGLGHSVGLFIHEEPRFSMKCDAVLKPGVVITVEPGIYLPGRFGVRIEDMIAVTEDGYRNLASSPKELICV; encoded by the coding sequence ATGAATAACAAAAATCTACAGGCATTGATTCTCACAGATGGTTACAACATTCATCATCTGTCTGGTTATCGTGGACATACAGGCGTGCTGACTGCATTTGGCAGGGAACAGTATATCCTGACCGACAGCCGTTATACAGAGCAGGTGGAGCTTGAAGCACCGGAATTTACATGTGTGGATATCGGACGGGAAGGATATTCTAAAACAGTGGCAGGGATGTTGAAGAAAGTCACTGCTGCAGATGGAACTTTGCGTGTCGGATTTGAGAACAAAGAGATTTCGTATATGCAGTATCAGGCGTTTGTTGATACCTTTGCGAAAGAATTGCCGGAAGTGCGTGTGGAGTTTGTGCCACTTGAGGATACGGTCAATGCGTACCGTGAAGTGAAGACAGAAGATGAGATTGCGAAGCTTGCGCGGGCGGAGCGAATCGGGGATGAGGCATTTACAGAGATTGTGAAGTTTATCCGTGAGAACTGGAAGGATGGGCTTACGGAGCAGCGCGTGGCATTGCAGCTTGAATATGAGATGCGGATGCGCGGGGCGGAAGGTACAAGTTTTGACACGATTGCGGCAAGTGGAAAAAACAGCAGTCTGCCACATGCTATGCCACAGCCAAAGATCCTGGAGGAAGGCGATTTCCTGACGATGGATTTTGGGTGTATGTATCAGGGATATTGTTCGGATATGACAAGAACGATACATATTGGTGAGAAAGTAGATTCTGAGCAGCAAAAAGTATATGATACGGTACTTCGGGCACAACTGGCAGCGTTAGCTGTAGTAAAACCGGGAATGGTTTGTTCGGATGTTGATAAATGTGCCCGTGATATCATTACAGAGGCAGGATATGGTGATTATTTCGGACATGGGCTTGGACATAGTGTTGGTTTGTTCATTCATGAGGAGCCACGTTTTTCTATGAAATGTGATGCTGTGTTAAAGCCGGGTGTTGTGATTACAGTGGAGCCGGGAATCTATCTGCCGGGAAGGTTTGGCGTACGTATCGAGGATATGATTGCAGTCACGGAGGATGGATATCGGAATCTGGCGTCGTCACCGAAGGAATTGATTTGTGTATAA
- a CDS encoding O-antigen ligase family protein, giving the protein MAKSKSKKSDNIDYCRGVRVMDVAAYVFSLLVLGIYPLIYDDQYFNITVTKYHFFMYSVGIYLALALIGYVVEANLKNYYRYESLLVTDIGKKRFVRPEFYAIIFLMANFFAWICADNKKDAFYGLQGRRMGLCTYLVIVVMFVVLAQRFRPQMIVFLFFAAANAFAYAVAIGQHMEHDFLNLRDRIAEKQYTKFISTFGNINMYASFLSIAIPVLLAVFIFCKHWVYRVLSGILLVAAGCNILISNSDSVFLGIFAGIVVLVILSFLQGKLRYCTFAVFLLFLGNLVLGFINKYAHTRYDKKRGGLAIALNRLDIAFVFCGIALFVCVAVCICNWKFGSKVAAWNKKKIVLIACGVCVALGMAAIIVLVVSGSSLLTFNDKWGSYRGYIWRKIVEVYGDAPFVNKLFGYGNESVRVTLREACYNEMVQVTGKVYDNAHNELLQYLFTTGIVGLLSYLAFVGSGIVYMFKHAEEDAWICVCLAATVGYFAQSIINLNQPITTPFFFVFMAMGVGTVNYCRRIKELEKRA; this is encoded by the coding sequence ATGGCAAAATCAAAGTCAAAGAAGTCAGATAATATAGATTATTGCAGAGGCGTTCGTGTGATGGATGTTGCAGCATATGTATTTTCATTGTTGGTGTTAGGTATTTACCCGCTGATCTATGATGATCAGTATTTTAATATAACTGTTACAAAGTATCATTTCTTTATGTATTCGGTCGGCATTTACTTAGCGCTTGCATTAATTGGCTATGTGGTGGAAGCCAACTTGAAAAATTACTACCGGTATGAGTCTTTGCTGGTGACAGATATAGGGAAGAAGCGGTTTGTGAGACCGGAATTTTATGCGATTATCTTCCTGATGGCGAACTTTTTTGCGTGGATCTGCGCGGATAATAAGAAGGATGCTTTTTATGGATTGCAGGGTAGAAGAATGGGGCTTTGTACCTATCTTGTGATTGTTGTGATGTTTGTTGTATTAGCACAGCGGTTCCGCCCGCAGATGATCGTCTTTTTGTTCTTTGCGGCGGCAAATGCATTTGCGTATGCGGTGGCAATCGGCCAGCATATGGAACATGACTTTTTGAACCTGCGAGATCGGATAGCGGAAAAGCAGTATACAAAGTTTATTTCTACGTTTGGAAATATCAATATGTATGCAAGCTTTCTGTCCATAGCGATTCCGGTGTTGCTGGCCGTGTTTATATTTTGTAAACATTGGGTTTACCGTGTGCTGTCTGGAATATTGCTGGTTGCGGCGGGGTGTAATATCTTAATCTCAAACAGCGATAGTGTATTTTTAGGAATATTTGCAGGAATTGTTGTATTGGTGATTCTTTCATTTTTACAGGGAAAACTGCGGTATTGCACATTTGCAGTCTTTTTATTATTCCTTGGAAATCTGGTGCTTGGGTTTATCAATAAATATGCACATACACGATATGATAAAAAGCGGGGCGGGCTTGCGATAGCCCTGAATCGGCTGGATATTGCATTTGTGTTTTGTGGTATTGCATTATTCGTGTGCGTGGCTGTGTGTATCTGTAATTGGAAGTTTGGCAGTAAGGTTGCGGCATGGAATAAAAAGAAGATTGTATTGATTGCCTGTGGTGTGTGTGTTGCACTCGGTATGGCTGCAATTATAGTCCTTGTGGTATCCGGTTCTTCTCTGTTGACATTTAATGACAAATGGGGTAGTTATCGTGGCTATATCTGGCGTAAAATAGTGGAAGTATATGGTGATGCACCGTTTGTGAATAAATTGTTCGGATATGGAAATGAATCGGTCCGTGTCACATTGCGGGAGGCATGTTACAATGAAATGGTACAGGTAACCGGTAAAGTCTATGATAATGCGCATAATGAATTATTGCAGTATCTGTTTACAACGGGCATTGTAGGATTATTGTCTTATCTCGCGTTTGTGGGTTCCGGTATTGTCTACATGTTTAAGCATGCAGAAGAGGATGCATGGATCTGTGTATGTCTGGCAGCAACGGTTGGTTACTTTGCCCAGAGTATCATTAATCTGAATCAGCCGATCACAACTCCGTTTTTCTTTGTATTTATGGCGATGGGAGTTGGAACAGTGAATTATTGCAGAAGGATAAAGGAGTTAGAAAAACGTGCTTGA
- a CDS encoding glycosyltransferase 87 family protein, translated as MTKKTKLDKPSQNQLLLLFGIIIICSFLVWICAIIISPEGMQRSLFFLEMKDFWADGTNTTGLASIRNPYLDDSIGLENAAYPPLAYDLFYLLAHASKAPSNGYLDYYYQPLWTMIFTIAIYMSVLLIYIVNSRQFNDGNKGAILACVAILLSRPMLYTIERGNILIIAVVAICVFIYYYDSADKLKKEIAILCLAIAAAIKLTPALLGILLIYKKDWKAAMRTLIYGILFFVVPFFFLQGGIHNLSQMLKNVQAHVAHYSYVSSGTGLIESINKYGKMIFGGGWYIKGEIRISIELIKNIICIVLLLGGSVIKEKWKKVLNVVVVLLIYPSVSGQYCLLYLIPFTVLFFRHTESVDNVKSTDYIITGCLIMVYFMYRCWISEILDYNFAIPVLSIVALYFSIKELKGFLGEYNKGRIEQNQEDVVK; from the coding sequence ATGACAAAAAAAACTAAATTAGATAAACCTAGTCAAAATCAGTTGTTATTGCTCTTTGGAATTATTATCATTTGTTCTTTTTTGGTATGGATATGTGCAATCATTATTTCTCCCGAAGGAATGCAAAGATCATTGTTTTTTTTAGAAATGAAAGACTTTTGGGCTGATGGAACGAATACAACGGGTTTAGCAAGTATAAGGAACCCTTATTTAGACGATTCAATTGGATTAGAAAATGCAGCATATCCTCCATTGGCATATGACTTATTTTATTTATTGGCGCATGCATCTAAGGCACCGAGTAATGGATATTTGGACTACTATTATCAACCTTTATGGACAATGATTTTTACCATCGCGATATATATGTCAGTATTATTGATATATATTGTAAATTCCAGACAATTTAATGATGGAAATAAGGGAGCAATACTAGCATGTGTAGCAATTTTATTATCAAGACCAATGTTATATACAATAGAAAGAGGTAATATTTTAATAATTGCAGTCGTAGCTATATGTGTGTTTATATATTATTATGATAGTGCTGATAAATTAAAAAAGGAAATTGCGATACTATGTTTGGCTATAGCAGCAGCTATTAAATTAACGCCGGCGTTGCTTGGAATATTGTTAATATATAAAAAAGATTGGAAAGCTGCAATGCGAACATTGATTTATGGCATTTTATTTTTTGTGGTTCCATTTTTCTTTTTGCAGGGCGGAATTCACAATTTGTCACAAATGTTAAAAAATGTGCAAGCGCATGTGGCTCATTATTCATATGTATCATCAGGCACAGGTTTAATAGAAAGTATAAATAAATATGGGAAAATGATATTTGGTGGTGGATGGTATATTAAGGGCGAAATAAGAATTTCAATTGAACTTATTAAAAATATTATTTGTATAGTCTTGTTATTAGGTGGATCTGTAATAAAGGAAAAGTGGAAAAAAGTTTTGAATGTTGTTGTGGTGTTGCTGATATATCCTTCTGTTTCAGGACAATATTGTTTATTGTATTTAATCCCTTTTACAGTTTTGTTTTTCAGACATACAGAAAGTGTAGATAATGTAAAAAGTACAGATTATATTATTACTGGATGTCTCATAATGGTTTATTTCATGTACCGGTGTTGGATATCAGAAATACTTGATTACAATTTTGCAATTCCTGTATTAAGTATAGTTGCTTTGTATTTTTCTATAAAAGAATTGAAGGGATTCTTAGGAGAGTATAACAAAGGTAGAATAGAACAAAACCAGGAGGATGTTGTAAAATGA
- a CDS encoding glycosyltransferase family 2 protein — protein sequence MKDSLYIVMPAYNEEENIEETVRTWYKVLDNKTEDSRLVIADYGSTDKTHEILQFMKSNGYSKLEVLQNDKKFHGPKILDLYKYAINNDIDYIFQTDSDGQTNPDEFDAFWKLRNNYDGIFGNRTIRGDGRYRAFVEKVVCLLLKIYFNVNVPDANAPFRLMKTNIVKKYIDKMPSDYNLPNIMLVVFFSYYHEKLIFKTISFRPRNAGKNSININKIIKIGWKSLGDFSKFKKEMRKKDDKKN from the coding sequence ATGAAGGATTCGTTATATATTGTAATGCCAGCGTATAATGAGGAAGAAAATATTGAGGAAACAGTGAGAACATGGTATAAGGTTCTTGATAACAAAACAGAAGATTCTCGTTTGGTAATTGCTGATTATGGAAGTACGGATAAAACGCATGAAATACTTCAATTTATGAAGTCAAATGGCTATTCAAAACTAGAAGTATTACAGAATGATAAAAAATTTCATGGACCTAAAATCTTGGACTTATATAAATATGCAATAAATAATGATATAGACTATATTTTTCAGACAGATTCTGATGGGCAGACAAATCCAGATGAGTTTGACGCATTTTGGAAACTTAGAAATAATTATGATGGAATATTTGGTAATAGGACTATTCGTGGAGATGGACGCTATAGGGCATTTGTGGAGAAGGTTGTTTGCCTGCTTTTAAAAATATATTTTAATGTTAATGTTCCAGATGCAAACGCACCATTCCGATTAATGAAAACCAATATAGTAAAAAAATATATAGATAAAATGCCGTCAGATTATAATCTTCCCAATATCATGTTAGTTGTATTTTTTAGCTATTATCATGAAAAATTGATCTTTAAAACAATATCATTCAGACCAAGAAATGCAGGGAAAAATTCAATTAACATAAATAAAATAATTAAGATAGGTTGGAAATCATTAGGTGATTTTTCAAAATTTAAAAAAGAAATGAGAAAAAAAGATGACAAAAAAAACTAA
- the rpmI gene encoding 50S ribosomal protein L35, which translates to MPKLKTKRAAAKRFKKTGTGELKRNKAYKSHILTKKTTKRKRNLRKATMTDSTNSKVMKKILPYL; encoded by the coding sequence ATGCCAAAGTTAAAGACAAAAAGAGCAGCTGCAAAGCGTTTTAAGAAGACAGGAACAGGTGAGCTTAAGAGAAATAAGGCTTACAAGAGCCACATTCTTACTAAGAAGACTACAAAGAGAAAGAGAAATCTTAGAAAAGCAACTATGACTGATTCTACAAACAGCAAAGTTATGAAGAAGATTTTACCATATTTATAG
- the rplT gene encoding 50S ribosomal protein L20: MARIKGGVGAKKRHNRTLKLAKGYKGARSKQYRVAKQSVMRALTSSYAGRKQRKRQFRQLWIARINAAARMNGLSYSKLMHGLKLAGVDLNRKMLSEMAISDPEGFTKVVEVAKSKLA; encoded by the coding sequence ATGGCAAGAATTAAAGGCGGCGTTGGCGCTAAGAAGAGACATAATAGAACATTAAAGCTCGCTAAAGGATACAAGGGAGCAAGATCAAAGCAGTACAGAGTAGCAAAGCAGTCAGTTATGAGAGCTTTGACATCTTCTTATGCTGGTAGAAAGCAGAGAAAGAGACAGTTCAGACAGCTTTGGATCGCTCGTATCAATGCAGCAGCCAGAATGAATGGACTTTCATACAGCAAGCTTATGCATGGACTTAAACTCGCAGGTGTAGATCTGAACAGAAAGATGCTTTCAGAGATGGCTATCAGCGATCCGGAAGGTTTCACAAAGGTTGTTGAGGTTGCTAAGAGCAAGCTTGCTTAG
- the infC gene encoding translation initiation factor IF-3, whose protein sequence is MINEQIRDKEVRVVSETGEQLGIMSSKEAQKLADEQGVDLIKIAPTAKPPVCKIMDYGKFRYEQTRREKEAKKKQRIIDIKEVRLSPNIDDNDLNTKANMARKFLTKGDKVKVTLRFRGRELAHTDNGKAILDSFAEMLSDVAVVDKPAKFEGRSMIMFLAEKR, encoded by the coding sequence ATGATTAACGAGCAGATTCGTGACAAAGAGGTGCGTGTTGTAAGCGAGACAGGGGAGCAGCTTGGTATTATGTCTTCCAAGGAAGCTCAGAAGCTTGCAGATGAGCAGGGTGTTGATTTGATTAAGATTGCACCAACTGCAAAACCACCGGTTTGCAAGATTATGGACTATGGTAAGTTCCGTTATGAGCAGACACGTCGTGAGAAGGAAGCAAAGAAGAAACAGAGAATCATTGATATAAAGGAAGTTCGTTTGTCACCTAATATTGATGATAACGACTTGAATACAAAGGCAAACATGGCAAGAAAATTCCTGACCAAGGGAGATAAGGTAAAAGTTACGCTTCGTTTCCGTGGTAGAGAGCTTGCACATACAGATAATGGTAAAGCAATCCTGGATTCCTTTGCCGAGATGCTTTCAGATGTTGCCGTTGTAGATAAGCCTGCAAAGTTTGAAGGCAGAAGTATGATCATGTTTTTAGCTGAAAAACGTTAA